A window of Mucilaginibacter paludis DSM 18603 contains these coding sequences:
- a CDS encoding FecR family protein — MNYAQRQYFIQILSKYRLGTATTEEIKFLETYYNTFELNEDLITSENEDDYLFLKEQIKDIIDVQIGPYQKKSIDMVARPMWQKYLAAASVLIFLSIAAFFFVPKSAKKQMAANAYKGIVPGGNKAMLTLASGKKIILDGAAQGEIAQQAGVRITKTADGQIVYNVLADDKNTAAGLQNTITTPRGGQYKVILPDGTKVWLNAASSLSYPASFHGEERLVTLNGEAYFEVARNPDMPFKVKSDLQTIEVLGTHFNVNAYADESALQTTLLEGSVKIVSGKNSGIIVPGEKAVINRNGNGTIITRKANLDKETAWKNGVFSFDNDDIKSVMRQVCRWYDINVVYADNLPSEKYFGEIPRNSNLAGVFEILELNNVKFDVEGKTVKVSYNKP; from the coding sequence ATGAACTACGCGCAAAGGCAATACTTTATACAAATTTTGAGTAAATACCGCTTAGGTACGGCCACAACAGAAGAGATTAAATTTTTAGAGACATACTATAACACGTTTGAGCTAAATGAAGATCTGATTACCAGTGAAAATGAAGATGATTACCTTTTCCTGAAAGAACAGATTAAGGATATTATTGATGTACAGATAGGCCCATATCAAAAAAAATCAATTGATATGGTGGCTAGGCCTATGTGGCAAAAATACTTGGCGGCGGCTTCGGTTCTGATCTTTCTTTCAATCGCAGCTTTCTTTTTTGTACCCAAGAGTGCTAAAAAGCAAATGGCGGCCAATGCTTATAAAGGCATTGTACCGGGTGGAAATAAAGCTATGCTTACGCTGGCCAGCGGAAAAAAAATCATTTTGGATGGTGCAGCTCAAGGCGAGATTGCCCAACAAGCCGGTGTACGCATTACCAAAACGGCCGACGGGCAGATTGTTTACAACGTATTGGCCGACGATAAAAATACCGCAGCCGGGTTACAAAATACAATTACAACACCAAGAGGCGGGCAATATAAAGTGATTTTGCCCGATGGTACAAAGGTATGGCTTAACGCAGCGTCTTCTTTAAGTTATCCGGCATCGTTTCATGGTGAGGAGCGTTTGGTTACGCTCAATGGTGAAGCTTATTTTGAAGTGGCCCGGAACCCGGATATGCCTTTCAAGGTAAAGTCGGACTTGCAAACCATCGAGGTGCTGGGTACTCACTTTAATGTGAACGCTTACGCGGATGAAAGCGCCCTTCAAACAACTTTATTGGAAGGCTCGGTTAAAATTGTTTCGGGTAAAAACTCAGGGATCATTGTTCCGGGAGAAAAGGCTGTTATCAATAGAAACGGGAATGGCACCATCATCACACGTAAGGCCAACCTGGATAAGGAAACGGCCTGGAAAAACGGAGTTTTCTCGTTCGATAATGATGATATCAAATCGGTTATGCGCCAGGTTTGCCGCTGGTATGATATTAATGTGGTTTACGCAGATAATTTGCCCAGCGAAAAGTACTTTGGCGAAATACCGAGGAACAGCAACCTTGCCGGGGTATTTGAAATATTGGAGCTCAACAATGTAAAGTTTGATGTTGAGGGCAAAACGGTAAAGGTATCTTATAACAAACCCTGA
- a CDS encoding SusC/RagA family TonB-linked outer membrane protein, with protein sequence MKLTFLYNAVCSIRRVKYKFLLVMKLTTILLLVGVMHLSAATYSQNVTISRKNASLESIFKDIKQQTGYVFFYSGKVNITGKTVNVKLNNVSLAEALNTCLSNYDLTYTIIDKTVVIRNKVPDTKLTDPVNAKIPVTGKVLDSVSLATIPGVNIRVKNVASSGAQTNGKGEFTIDAQPGDILVFSFVGYKPKEVRVIDVKPIVVRLAPQVNVIADVVVTGYQTIKKDNYTGSAITIKGDDLKRLNPNDIIKSIASFDPSFRIADNNLSGSNPNSLAKISVRGSTTLPSLNGDLIDRNNLASTYNLPTFILDGFEVTLQKVTDLDINRIASVTILKDAAATAVYGSRAANGVIVITTKIPVAGKLQLSYNYELNVTAPDLSDYHVLDATQKLQYEKLAGLYKAGAGTTQDVLDQEYNAKLKNVVSGVNTYWLAQPLQNTYGQKHSLYAEGGDTSFRYGINLRYQTNPGVMKGSTRDRYSGGMNFNYNPSRSLLFKNEVTVTQVNSVNSKYGDFSTYVKMEPYYPIRDANGNLIRELANWIVDTHQSGAQQYKSEPVYNPLYEASLGNFDKASYLEIVDAFSIDWKITPALRFVGLMSANINKNSTDKYVSPFSNTYYTDSNIQNRGSYDYSNTNTLALDGNVRFVFNKQIGDHAINALLGSNITSTRSDYKAFQARGFANDEFTNIGFARTYTPDSAPQGDITLTRLVGSFFSGSYSYKDKYLFDGTFRLDGSSAFGANKRFAPFWSGGIGWNMHKEEFMHQFPAISRFKLTATAGLTGSVDFPPSLSKTTYTYQTSNWYSTGLGALVDAYGNEDLQWQKATSYDLGLELGLFHDRILLTPKYYYKLTKGLVTDINIAPSTGYSTYKANLGDMANRGYELYLTANAYKAKNININITANLAHNTNKIVKISNALKSYNYKTDTTQANTKNNLQGTPLLRFQEGQSLNTIYAVKSLGIDPENGKEILVKKDGTLTYVYDVADTQPVGDATPKAEGYFGSNITYKQFLFSFSFHYKFGGDMFNQTLVDRVENADPRFNVDSRALSQRWTKAGDVALYKNIADLGTSYATSRFVEKDNLIELQSLYLSYDLKRPLAKKIGFQSLRISLTANDIFHASSVQMERGINYPYARSLTCALNATF encoded by the coding sequence ATGAAATTAACTTTTCTTTACAATGCCGTATGCTCAATACGGAGGGTAAAGTACAAATTCCTCTTAGTGATGAAACTCACTACCATTTTATTGCTTGTTGGCGTTATGCATTTATCAGCGGCAACTTATTCGCAAAATGTAACCATTTCCAGGAAAAATGCATCGCTGGAAAGCATCTTTAAAGACATTAAACAGCAAACGGGATATGTATTTTTTTACAGCGGAAAAGTAAATATCACCGGTAAAACAGTTAATGTTAAATTGAATAATGTTTCGCTGGCCGAGGCACTCAATACCTGTTTATCAAATTATGATCTTACTTATACCATTATTGATAAAACGGTAGTAATCAGAAATAAAGTGCCCGATACTAAGCTTACCGATCCGGTAAATGCCAAAATACCGGTAACAGGTAAGGTATTGGATTCGGTAAGCCTGGCCACTATACCAGGCGTAAACATCAGGGTGAAGAATGTAGCATCATCGGGCGCGCAAACCAACGGCAAAGGCGAATTTACTATCGATGCCCAGCCCGGCGATATCCTGGTATTCTCGTTTGTAGGTTATAAGCCTAAAGAGGTTAGGGTGATTGATGTCAAGCCAATCGTGGTGAGGCTTGCGCCGCAGGTAAATGTGATTGCCGATGTAGTGGTTACCGGTTATCAAACCATTAAAAAAGACAACTATACAGGTTCGGCCATCACCATTAAAGGCGACGACTTAAAACGCTTAAACCCGAACGATATCATCAAGAGTATTGCGTCGTTCGATCCGTCCTTCAGGATAGCGGATAACAACTTATCGGGATCTAACCCTAATTCTCTTGCTAAAATCAGCGTGCGCGGTTCTACTACGTTGCCATCCCTCAATGGCGATCTTATCGACCGTAATAACCTGGCGAGTACCTATAACTTGCCAACGTTTATCCTGGATGGTTTTGAGGTTACTTTACAAAAAGTGACCGATCTGGATATTAACCGGATAGCCAGCGTAACCATTTTGAAAGATGCTGCCGCTACGGCAGTATACGGTTCAAGAGCGGCCAACGGCGTTATTGTAATCACCACCAAAATTCCCGTAGCCGGTAAGTTGCAGCTATCCTACAATTATGAGTTGAACGTTACCGCGCCCGATCTGTCCGACTATCACGTATTGGATGCCACTCAAAAGCTACAGTATGAAAAACTGGCCGGTTTATACAAAGCCGGCGCCGGTACTACCCAGGATGTTTTAGATCAGGAATATAACGCCAAGTTAAAAAACGTGGTAAGCGGTGTAAATACGTATTGGCTGGCACAGCCCTTGCAAAATACCTACGGCCAAAAACATTCTTTGTATGCCGAAGGGGGCGATACTTCGTTTAGGTACGGCATTAATTTGCGCTACCAAACCAACCCAGGTGTAATGAAGGGCTCTACCCGCGATAGGTACAGCGGCGGTATGAACTTTAATTATAACCCCAGCCGCAGCCTTTTATTTAAAAACGAAGTAACTGTTACACAGGTAAACTCGGTAAACTCAAAATACGGCGATTTTTCAACCTATGTAAAGATGGAGCCTTATTACCCCATCAGGGACGCCAATGGAAACCTGATTAGGGAGCTTGCCAACTGGATAGTGGATACCCATCAAAGCGGAGCCCAGCAATATAAATCAGAACCGGTATATAACCCGCTTTACGAAGCAAGTTTGGGCAATTTTGATAAAGCATCCTACCTGGAAATTGTTGACGCTTTTTCGATAGACTGGAAAATAACACCTGCGCTACGTTTTGTAGGATTAATGAGTGCTAACATTAATAAAAACTCGACGGATAAGTATGTTTCACCTTTCAGCAATACCTATTACACTGACTCAAACATACAAAACAGGGGGAGTTACGATTACAGTAACACCAATACGCTGGCATTAGACGGTAACGTGAGGTTTGTTTTTAATAAACAGATTGGCGACCATGCCATTAATGCCTTATTGGGATCAAATATTACATCTACCAGGAGCGATTATAAAGCTTTCCAGGCACGCGGATTTGCTAATGACGAATTTACCAATATCGGTTTCGCCAGAACTTACACTCCTGATTCGGCGCCGCAGGGCGATATCACTTTAACCAGGCTGGTTGGTTCGTTTTTCAGCGGCAGCTATTCCTATAAAGATAAATACCTGTTTGATGGAACTTTCCGCCTTGATGGCTCGTCGGCCTTTGGCGCAAATAAAAGATTTGCACCTTTCTGGTCGGGCGGCATAGGCTGGAACATGCATAAAGAAGAATTTATGCACCAATTCCCGGCCATATCACGGTTTAAGTTAACGGCTACAGCTGGCTTAACAGGGTCGGTAGATTTTCCGCCATCATTGTCAAAAACAACTTATACCTACCAAACTTCCAACTGGTATTCAACCGGTTTAGGTGCTTTGGTTGATGCTTATGGTAACGAGGATTTGCAATGGCAAAAAGCTACCAGCTATGATTTGGGCCTTGAGCTTGGTTTGTTTCATGATCGTATTTTACTTACTCCCAAGTACTACTATAAGCTAACCAAGGGTTTAGTTACCGATATCAACATAGCGCCTTCTACCGGTTATAGTACCTATAAAGCCAATCTGGGCGATATGGCAAACAGGGGTTATGAGTTGTATTTAACTGCAAACGCTTATAAAGCCAAGAACATCAATATTAATATCACAGCCAACCTGGCGCATAATACCAACAAGATTGTTAAAATATCCAATGCTTTAAAATCTTATAACTACAAAACCGATACAACGCAGGCCAATACCAAAAACAACCTGCAGGGAACCCCGTTGCTCCGTTTTCAGGAAGGGCAATCTTTAAATACCATTTACGCTGTAAAATCATTAGGGATTGATCCAGAAAACGGAAAGGAAATATTAGTGAAGAAGGATGGCACGCTAACTTATGTATATGATGTGGCCGATACACAACCAGTAGGCGACGCTACCCCCAAAGCAGAAGGGTATTTTGGAAGTAATATTACCTACAAGCAGTTTTTATTCAGCTTTAGTTTCCATTACAAATTTGGTGGCGATATGTTTAACCAAACCTTGGTTGACAGGGTTGAGAATGCCGATCCGCGCTTTAACGTGGATAGCCGGGCGCTTAGCCAACGGTGGACAAAAGCGGGTGATGTTGCTTTGTATAAAAACATCGCCGATTTGGGTACTTCGTATGCTACCTCGCGCTTTGTTGAAAAAGATAACCTGATTGAGCTTCAATCGCTGTATCTATCCTACGATTTAAAACGCCCATTGGCTAAAAAAATAGGCTTTCAGTCCTTAAGGATTTCATTAACGGCAAATGATATTTTCCACGCTTCCAGCGTGCAGATGGAGCGGGGCATTAATTATCCGTATGCCCGCAGCTTAACATGTGCTTTAAATGCTACATTTTAA
- a CDS encoding RagB/SusD family nutrient uptake outer membrane protein has protein sequence MKKYIYIIVTMLALTSCSKFLDVKPESQVDADQLFSTEEGFKEALNGVYTYCASQALYGGNLTFGMLDILGQNYEFSDSNLQISRSIANFDYSQTSTVNTIAQIWGSGYRGIANCNYILGAIDQHKALFTGNNYALIKGEALTVRAYLHFDLLRMFAPSYKNGATLKGIPYVTEISTKSAPFSTVSVALNSIIADLTAAKALLKTSDPILSTSYVVGYPAPADTKSTETTNSDLFLQNRRHRMNYYTVCGELARAYLYKNDLVNALANAQEVINSQKFPFTDSKDFLSTDVTLVDRIFYKELISAWYIDNNDINNELIGLFTGDNPSLSATVDQVNDIYEKAQAGSEDWRLRQWFLSRSPGNNSPNRAILQKYIKNTSPSTNLHPLVAPAIRLSEMYYIAAEASFDTNPTQALAYFNTLRQKRGIGSYTVANVTDRNTFIDLLLTDARKEFYGESQIFFMYKRLNHAVTISVTQVQPPSNQIFVFPLPNDELAYRNN, from the coding sequence ATGAAGAAATATATATACATCATCGTAACCATGCTGGCCCTTACATCGTGCAGCAAATTTTTAGATGTAAAGCCCGAATCGCAAGTTGACGCCGACCAGTTGTTTAGTACCGAGGAAGGCTTTAAGGAAGCCTTAAACGGAGTTTATACTTATTGTGCGTCGCAGGCATTATACGGAGGTAATTTAACTTTTGGCATGCTGGATATCCTTGGTCAGAATTATGAATTCAGCGATTCCAATTTGCAGATCTCACGTAGTATTGCCAATTTTGACTATTCACAAACATCCACTGTGAATACCATTGCCCAGATCTGGGGATCTGGCTACCGCGGTATAGCTAACTGCAATTACATTCTTGGCGCTATTGATCAGCATAAAGCCTTATTTACAGGCAATAATTATGCGCTCATTAAAGGCGAGGCTTTAACGGTGCGGGCTTACCTGCATTTTGATCTGCTCCGCATGTTTGCGCCATCTTATAAAAACGGAGCAACCTTAAAGGGCATCCCTTATGTTACCGAGATCAGCACTAAAAGCGCGCCGTTCTCAACGGTTTCGGTAGCGCTTAATTCAATTATAGCCGACCTTACTGCAGCCAAGGCTTTATTAAAAACATCCGACCCGATATTAAGCACGTCATACGTGGTAGGTTACCCAGCTCCGGCTGATACCAAGTCTACAGAAACTACAAACTCCGATCTGTTTTTGCAAAACAGGCGCCACCGCATGAACTATTATACAGTATGCGGCGAATTGGCACGTGCCTATCTTTACAAAAACGACCTGGTAAACGCCCTTGCAAATGCGCAGGAAGTAATCAACTCGCAAAAATTTCCGTTCACAGATAGCAAAGATTTCCTGTCGACCGATGTAACATTAGTGGATCGTATATTTTATAAGGAACTCATCTCCGCCTGGTATATTGATAATAACGATATTAATAATGAGCTTATCGGCTTATTTACCGGAGATAACCCGTCTTTAAGCGCTACGGTTGATCAGGTAAATGATATTTACGAAAAAGCCCAGGCGGGCTCTGAAGATTGGCGGCTTAGACAATGGTTTTTATCCAGGTCACCTGGAAATAATTCACCTAACCGGGCAATCTTACAAAAGTATATTAAAAACACTTCTCCTTCAACCAACCTGCACCCATTAGTTGCACCCGCCATCCGTTTGAGCGAAATGTATTATATAGCGGCCGAAGCCAGTTTTGATACCAATCCTACGCAAGCGCTTGCTTACTTCAATACCTTACGTCAAAAAAGGGGGATTGGCTCTTATACAGTAGCTAATGTTACTGATAGAAATACGTTTATCGATTTGCTTTTAACCGATGCCCGTAAGGAGTTTTACGGAGAGAGCCAGATATTTTTTATGTACAAGAGGTTAAACCACGCGGTTACCATATCGGTTACGCAGGTGCAGCCGCCAAGTAACCAAATATTCGTATTTCCGCTGCCAAACGACGAACTGGCTTACAGAAACAATTAA
- a CDS encoding DUF4843 domain-containing protein, producing MKRNIFFVVIICALAFGCKKESLLTYNSQDNIAIYYPNYPTTDSLVYSFAYVQGVDRDTVWLPITISGKRVNHDRKFQLSVVEGSSTAIRNLHYEALKPSYTMPADSGLVHIPVIIKNTDTALTSKSVVLVVRVSGGTDFGSSLPEDLRSKKIYFSNRLEQPAWWKYWLGQYSRVKHQLFLISSGTTNLVDLSMPDAYLQIPRALFYVDNMRVFLNYPFDWVQQNPAKGYVLTPRNDGTGDYDFYNVNTPTKKFYLKYFKAANKYVFIDENGNQINV from the coding sequence ATGAAAAGGAATATATTTTTTGTCGTTATAATTTGCGCCCTGGCGTTTGGTTGTAAAAAAGAGAGTCTGCTCACTTACAATTCTCAGGATAATATTGCCATTTATTACCCTAATTATCCTACTACCGATAGCCTGGTGTATTCGTTTGCATACGTACAGGGTGTTGATAGGGATACCGTGTGGCTCCCGATAACCATCTCTGGCAAACGGGTAAACCACGACCGGAAATTTCAGCTCAGCGTAGTTGAAGGTTCCAGTACGGCTATTCGTAACCTGCACTATGAGGCTTTAAAGCCATCGTATACCATGCCAGCGGATTCAGGTTTGGTACATATCCCGGTGATTATTAAAAATACAGATACCGCTCTTACCTCCAAATCGGTTGTATTGGTGGTTCGGGTATCAGGCGGTACCGATTTTGGTTCAAGTCTTCCTGAAGATCTTCGCAGTAAGAAGATCTATTTTTCAAATCGCCTGGAGCAACCCGCTTGGTGGAAATACTGGCTGGGGCAATATAGCCGTGTAAAGCATCAGTTGTTTTTAATCTCATCGGGTACTACCAACCTGGTTGACCTGAGCATGCCTGATGCCTATCTGCAAATACCACGCGCGCTTTTTTATGTGGATAACATGCGGGTGTTTTTAAACTATCCGTTTGATTGGGTACAACAAAACCCCGCTAAAGGTTATGTATTAACTCCACGAAACGACGGTACCGGCGATTATGATTTTTATAATGTGAATACGCCAACCAAAAAGTTTTATCTGAAATATTTTAAGGCGGCCAATAAGTATGTTTTCATCGACGAGAACGGAAACCAGATCAATGTATAA
- a CDS encoding PKD-like family lipoprotein, giving the protein MKYIRIFIFILFAAFVYGCKKDLGNYSYSPPSEPVVTKFTDSTFNALVGDSLILKPTVKIADADPLKDLSYLWEITVSEEARTVSITGYPLKMIYNLSPGLRSAKLTVTDNRNGLKYFYPFKILGGTQFSTGKTVLSVQNGVTMLSFIKPDDKTVLSNLYFTLHGENLPANPVQLYAKPLAYQPNTVDDYWVVCQDPTKNSVIINGSTMLRKKYFNEQFFSPPATIVPSYFEGASGWPTGVINNKLYISITSTAPYAPDFGKFSNPQAGDYTLSKYFTHTANFYFGFDTKYKAFVSFDGGGNYMGSDYTVVGSAFDPKNIGMADLVFMQAVSGTSYAYFRDASETIYELAFTLSMDDYSARKILPTYKRVFKGSALVQADSKWQRSAVDIFYFTSNDKIYRYNPINEDLRTLDANFGGKKVTMLKLSVDGNTLTAGVDGSVITLDVSVGKNGVITQTINGIPGTPVDIVIRK; this is encoded by the coding sequence ATGAAATATATCAGGATATTCATATTTATACTTTTTGCGGCTTTTGTTTATGGCTGCAAAAAGGACCTTGGCAATTATAGTTACTCGCCCCCGTCGGAACCGGTGGTTACCAAATTTACCGACAGTACCTTTAACGCGCTGGTAGGCGACTCGTTGATATTAAAGCCAACGGTTAAAATAGCTGATGCCGACCCGCTGAAGGATCTTTCTTACCTGTGGGAAATAACGGTATCGGAAGAAGCGCGCACCGTGAGCATTACCGGTTACCCGCTCAAAATGATTTATAACCTAAGCCCTGGGCTTCGTTCAGCCAAGTTAACCGTTACTGATAACCGCAACGGGCTCAAGTATTTTTATCCGTTTAAAATTTTGGGCGGTACGCAGTTTTCAACCGGAAAAACCGTATTAAGCGTACAAAATGGGGTAACCATGCTATCGTTCATCAAACCGGATGATAAAACCGTATTATCTAATTTATATTTCACCTTACATGGCGAAAATTTACCAGCTAACCCGGTTCAACTTTATGCAAAGCCTTTGGCTTATCAGCCCAACACGGTTGATGATTACTGGGTAGTTTGCCAGGATCCGACAAAAAACAGCGTAATAATTAATGGCAGCACCATGCTCAGAAAAAAATATTTTAACGAGCAGTTTTTTAGCCCGCCGGCAACCATTGTGCCTTCCTACTTTGAAGGTGCATCAGGGTGGCCTACTGGGGTAATTAATAATAAGCTTTATATCAGTATTACTTCTACAGCACCGTATGCTCCCGATTTTGGAAAGTTTTCAAACCCGCAGGCGGGCGACTACACTTTGTCTAAATATTTTACACATACAGCTAATTTCTACTTCGGGTTTGATACCAAATATAAAGCTTTTGTATCGTTTGATGGGGGCGGCAACTATATGGGGAGCGATTATACCGTAGTGGGTTCCGCCTTCGATCCTAAAAACATCGGGATGGCTGACCTGGTATTTATGCAGGCCGTATCGGGTACATCTTATGCCTATTTTAGAGATGCCAGCGAAACAATTTATGAGCTGGCCTTTACGCTAAGTATGGATGATTATAGCGCCCGAAAGATACTGCCAACATACAAGCGCGTATTTAAAGGCTCGGCCCTGGTACAGGCTGATAGTAAATGGCAACGGTCGGCGGTTGATATATTTTATTTCACATCCAATGATAAAATATACCGCTACAACCCTATAAATGAAGATCTGCGTACACTTGATGCCAATTTTGGCGGTAAAAAGGTAACCATGTTAAAATTAAGTGTTGACGGAAATACCCTGACGGCGGGTGTTGATGGAAGCGTTATCACCTTAGATGTAAGTGTAGGTAAAAACGGAGTGATCACCCAAACCATCAATGGTATCCCAGGCACGCCGGTGGATATCGTGATCAGGAAATAA